The nucleotide window ATATGAAGGGGACTATTAGTGTTTCAAATGAAAGATATATTTATAATAACAAAGAGTATATTGGTGCAATGTTTGAAATAAATATTCCTCTATCATAATTTAAAGGAGTTACAAATGAAATGGAAAAAGAATTATGCAGCAATATATAGAGCTAAAAAAGAGTTATTAAAACCTGTAAAACATCTTGATAAAATAAAATTAGATGAGTTAGTGGGAATAGATACTCAAAAAGATGCAATTATTGAAAATACAAAAAGATTTCTAAAAGGATTGCCCTCAAATAATGTTTTACTTTGGGGAGCAAGAGGAACAGGAAAATCATCATTAATTAAAGCAATTTTAAACAAGTTTAAAAAAGATGGCTTACGACTTATTGAAATTGATAGAGATGATTTGGATGACTTGATTGAAATATCAGATTTGATAAGAGAAAAACCATATAAATTTATAATTTTTTGTGATGATTTATCTTTTGAAGAGGGCGAAAAAGGATATAAAGGTTTAAAAAGAATTTTAGAAGGTTCTATTGAAGCTCCAGCTTCAAACATAAAAATATATGCAACATCAAATAGAAGACATTTAATAACAGAATATCAAAAAGATAATGAAGGTACAAAAATTGGAAATAATGGTGAAATTCATTATTCAGATAGTGTTGAAGAAAAAATTTCATTAAGTGATAGATTTGGATTATGGTTATCTTTTTATCATGGAACGCAAGATGATTATTTAAAAGTTGTAGATTTTTATTTTAAAGATTGTGAGATAGATAAAGAAGAACTATATAAAGAAGCATTAAGATTTGCTCAATTAAGAGCAAGTAAAAGTGCAAGAACTGCAAAACAGTTTTATAACACTTATTTTAATAAAGAGATGAAATAATTTTAAAGTTAAGAAATTTATTTAAAAATAAATTTCTTAATTTTGTGAATCAGAAGATTGTTTATATTTTTTTGATGAAAAATATATAAATACAGTTAAAGAGATAAGAATTAAAGCAATTCCTGCAATTAAATAAAAAGCATTAATCATCTTATCATAATCATTAATCGCAATTTTAAATACGACAATTAAAGCTTCAATAGATAAAGCAATAATAATCGTAGTTAAAAATTTTGTTAATAATTTT belongs to Arcobacter defluvii and includes:
- a CDS encoding ATP-binding protein, with protein sequence MKWKKNYAAIYRAKKELLKPVKHLDKIKLDELVGIDTQKDAIIENTKRFLKGLPSNNVLLWGARGTGKSSLIKAILNKFKKDGLRLIEIDRDDLDDLIEISDLIREKPYKFIIFCDDLSFEEGEKGYKGLKRILEGSIEAPASNIKIYATSNRRHLITEYQKDNEGTKIGNNGEIHYSDSVEEKISLSDRFGLWLSFYHGTQDDYLKVVDFYFKDCEIDKEELYKEALRFAQLRASKSARTAKQFYNTYFNKEMK